The following DNA comes from Triticum aestivum cultivar Chinese Spring chromosome 3D, IWGSC CS RefSeq v2.1, whole genome shotgun sequence.
NNNNNNNNNNNNNNNNNNNNNNNNNNNNNNNNNNNNNNNNNNNNNNNNNNNNNNNNNNNNNNNNNNNNNNNNNNNNNNNNNNNNNNNNNNNNNNNNNNNNNNNNNNNNNNNNNNNNNNNNNNNNNNNNNNNNNNNNNNNNNNNNNNNNNNNNNNNNNNNNNNNNNNNNNNNNNNNNNNNNNNNNNNNNNNNNNNNNNNNNNNNNNNNNNNNNNNNNNNNNNNNNNNNNNNNNNNNNNNNNNNNNNNNNNNNNNNNNNNNNNNNNNNNNNNNNNNNNNNNNNNNNNNNNNNNNNNNNNNNNNNNNNNNNNNNNNNNNNNNNNNNNNNNNNNNNNNNNNNNNNNNNNNNNNNNNNNNNNNNNNNNNNNNNNNNNNNNNNNNNNNNNNNNNNNNNNNNNNNNNNNNNNNNNNNNNNNNNNNNNNNNNNNNNNNNNNNNNNNNNNNNNNNNNNNNNNNNNNNNNNNNNNNNNNNNNNNNNNNNNNNNNNNNNNNNNNNNNNNNNNNNNNNNNNNNNNNNNNNNNNNNNNNNCATTACTCATAATTCCCTGCCAAACAAGTAAGCATTTCCCTGCACAGACACATGTATAATTCCATAATGAGATATTTTGAATATTAATAATAACAAACAATTTGAATATAGTTGCAGAGACACATAATCCCAATAGATATATTAACTAGAGCCCATAGTTGAAGTTGTCAACAGATTGACATGATTGCAAAAAAAAAANNNNNNNNNNNNNNNNNNNNNNNNNNNNNNNNNNNNNNNNNNNNNNNNNNNNNNNNNNNNNNNNNNNNNNNNNNNNNNNNNNNNNNNNNNNNNNNNNNNNNNNNNNNNNNNNNNNNNNNNNNNNNNNNNNNNNNNNNNNNNNNNNNNNNNNNNNNNNNNNNNNNNNNNNNNNNNNNNNNNNNNNNNNNNNNNNNNNNNNNNNNNNNNNNNNNNNNNNNNNNNNNNNNNNNNNNNNNNNNNNNNNNNNNNNNNNNNNNNNNNNNNNNNNNNNNNNNNNNNNNNNNNNNNNNNNNNNNNNNNNAAAAaaaaaagattgacatgaacattcTTTTTTTTTCATACGTCACTGCCATCTCCCTCTTCCCCAAGATTTCACCTATACTCCTGATCCCCTTTCTTTTCGTGATGCCCCCGATCTAGGGTTATGACAAGCACGTGAAGGACTAGCAGGCGTGATGTTTTCTAGAACGAGCTTTTCTTCTCCTATTCTTTGACACCCTCCAAATAAAGCAGGGAGAAACATATGGCCGGAAAGGCTCTCGATTCGCATTCTCCTCTGGCCTCCAAAAGATTTCTAATTGTAAGCAATTAAACAACACCACCTTCTTCAATTCAATCTTGTTTTGTTGTGTTTTTCATCAGAGCAATCAAATGTGATCGGCCTCCTCTTCCTTGATTGATCTTTCGTGCGAGTTTTTTTTTTGTTAGGATGTTTGGTTGAGTTCTTTGGTCAGATCGATCAAATGTTGTGTACCTTGAAGCTCCGGAGCCTCGTCTTCCTTTGGCGATCTTTCATGATAGCACTGGTCTCGTTCATCTCCCATTTCATCTGGTAATCCATGCAACCAAACAACTGTCAATCGCCATACACCCAAATTCCCCATAAATAAATACATACTGCATACACAAGAATTATCTTTGCTATCGATCGGGGACCCGGAGAGTTACTCGGTCTTGTCATGCATCTTCATTACGGTTCACGATGGGATCGGTGGACTACTACGAGATCCTGAATGTCGACCGGAGCGCGACCGACGACGACCTCCGCAGGGCCTACCGGCGGCTGGCCATGCGGTGGCACCCGGACAAGAACCCCACCGGCGACAAGGACTCCGAGGCCAAGtttaaggacatcacccaagcctaCAACGTACGCTTTCATCGATGCATTCTGAACAGTGGATAGAATCTGTGTGTAACGCTTGATCGTTTTGCTTTGCGTGATCAGGTTCTCAGCGATGCTAGTAAGAGGGCAGTGTACGACCAGTATGGGGAGGAGGGGCTCAAGGGCCCGCCACAGCAGCCCGTCGACGACATCTTCGCCGAGTTCTTCGGAAGCACGCCCTTCACGTACTGCAATAACGCGCGCGGCAGACAGCGGCCGGCGTGCGACGGCAGCGGCTTCGGACGGCCTTACGGCGCCGGGGATCAGGGCGGCGGGGCGCCACCACGTGCGCCGCCGGTCGAGACCAAACTGGCGTGCACGCTGGAGGAGCTCTACACGGGCATCACCAAAAATATGAAGATCTCCAGGAATGTCGTCGACTCCAGCGGGTAAATACACAAGATTTTCTGTTTGGATGCTGATCAAATTAGTTTTGTCTAATTTTTTGGATTACGCTCAAAATGAAACGTCAGATTTTTTTACCATTACAAATCGAATGTTTTTGTGCAAATTACCTTGTGGGAGGGTGGCAAATTCTTCAAGGACACACGGCAATTTCTGGCAAACAAGGATTTGCTGTGAAAAAAATGCAGCGTTCGCTTGAAGAAATTGCCATGCTCGACAGCATAAATTGTGATAAAAACAGTCGATTTGACATGCTTAAAAATTTGACGTCATATTTTTAACGTTGCCAAAATATTATGATACGTGTCCCATAGGAGGATGAAGACGGAGTCCGAGGTTTTATCGATCGAGGTGAAGCCGGGGTGGAAGAAGGGTACCAAGATCACGTTCCCTGGCAAGGGCAACCAGCAGTGGAACCAGCTCCCTGCTGACCTGGTGTTTGCCATCGACGAAAGGCCACACCACATGTACCGCCGCGACGGGAAGGACCTGGTCACGGATGTCCGTCTCACCCTCGCGGAGGCCCTAGGCATGGTGATCGTGCTCCCCACCCTCGATGGCCGAGAACTGGCGGTGGACGtgggcggcggccaggaggaggAAGCCCCCATGGTTCGCCCCGGCTATGAGCTCGTGGTACCGATGGAGGGCATGCCCATCGCCCGCGAGCCCGGCCGTCGGGGAAGCCTCAGAATTCGGTTTGATGTCATATTCCCGGACCGGCTCAAGCGCGATGCGCGCCTGCAGATCAAGAGAATCCTGGAGGCCGACGCCGCTTGAAGTCCAGACGTCTGAGACATATACATGTATGTTTTTTTCTTCTTATGAAAAGCTTTAATGGCAGATTATATTATGTTTGTAAATAGAGCTACATCACCCGCAACAGTGGTGGATCTAGCCCAAATTATTAGGGTGGGCCAATAGTGAGTTTGGCTGGTTTTTTAACAACTTATTTATTTTCTTCATagctactagcacatatgcccgtgcattaCAGCGGGAAAAATTGATGTTTTATGCAAGCATAATGTCCCGCATCACCGGATTCACAATGAAGAACATGCTGCAACGCAACATCCTTCTACAACATGAACATAAAAAAATACGATGCAATTTAGCCTTGTTCATATTTCTTTGCCGGGCATAATCTCTCGTTGATTTCATTTAAGTATAATCCTTCCTTTAATTACCATGACGTCCTCACCCGTTTTAGTCAGGAATCAAATGCTTCCTTTTCTAATTTCGCAGTCCCAACAGATTGAATCCTACAAATCCTCCATTCTAATTATCCCACCTTTTTACCTCTACTCCTTCATTTAATTAGCCTCATCTATTTGAATAGTTTGTTTATTAAGACCATAACCTTTCTTTTAATTATTCCACCGGTTTACCAATAATTCTTTCTCTAATTAGCCactatttaaatattttatttaatcCCACAATCCTTTCTTTAATTAGCTCATCCGCTTAATTAGCTCGCCCTAAACATGAGGACTGCCATTCATATATTTACAGCGTGTTGGGATTAGTAAGTGTGAGTGACGCATAGGTCGTTGGTTGTTACATTGAAGATCAAGACAGGAAGTCCTGTGTTCAATTCcaacaatgttgatttattttgaccaaATTATTTTTCATGGTATGTATGAAAGCCCATAA
Coding sequences within:
- the LOC123075899 gene encoding dnaJ homolog subfamily B member 1, with translation MGSVDYYEILNVDRSATDDDLRRAYRRLAMRWHPDKNPTGDKDSEAKFKDITQAYNVLSDASKRAVYDQYGEEGLKGPPQQPVDDIFAEFFGSTPFTYCNNARGRQRPACDGSGFGRPYGAGDQGGGAPPRAPPVETKLACTLEELYTGITKNMKISRNVVDSSGRMKTESEVLSIEVKPGWKKGTKITFPGKGNQQWNQLPADLVFAIDERPHHMYRRDGKDLVTDVRLTLAEALGMVIVLPTLDGRELAVDVGGGQEEEAPMVRPGYELVVPMEGMPIAREPGRRGSLRIRFDVIFPDRLKRDARLQIKRILEADAA